A genome region from Diorhabda carinulata isolate Delta chromosome 2, icDioCari1.1, whole genome shotgun sequence includes the following:
- the LOC130903534 gene encoding protein slowmo, protein MKIWTSEHTFNHPWEKVATAAWRKYPNPHNTAVIGTDVVERKVVDGVLHTHRLVSSIWYFPKWAQALIGSAKICYASEQSEVNPSLRLMVLKTINLTFCRHIAVNETLKYVPHPSDPSKTLLKQEAVVTVKGVPLTNYMEDLLTTKISNNAGKGRQAMEWVINKLNDEVKDLTRSTDEIFSQTKRSLDDIATSAKKSMGDISQKAKKSLDDMQTMNLS, encoded by the exons atgaaaatttggacaagTGAACACACTTTCAa cCACCCTTGGGAAAAGGTTGCAACAGCAGCTTGGAGAAAATATCCAAATCCTCATAATACTGCCGTTATAGGTACGGATGTCGTCGAAAGGAAAGTAGTAGATGGAGTATTACATACGCATAGATTAGTTAGTTCTATTTGGTACTTTCCTAAATGGGCACAAGCG CTCATAGGCTCGGCTAAGATCTGCTACGCCAGTGAACAGTCAGAAGTGAATCCCTCATTGCGTTTAATGGTATTAAAAACGATAAATCTGACATTTTGTAGACACATAGCCGTAAACGAAACTCTCAAATACGTTCCGCATCCTTCGGATCCTTCTAAAACTCTTTTGAAACAAGAAGCAGTGGTAACTGTGAAAGGAGTACCTCTAACAAATTATATGGAAGATTTGCTGACgacgaaaatatcaaataacgCGGGAAAGGGTAGACAGGCGATGGAATGGgtgataaataaattgaacGACGAAGTGAAGGATTTAACGAGAAGTACGGACGAAATTTTCAGCCAGACCAAAAGATCCTTAGACGATATAGCCACGAGTGCGAAAAAGTCGATGGGGGACATCTctcaaaaagcaaaaaagagTCTGGACGATATGCAGACGATGAATCTTAGTTAA